In Musa acuminata AAA Group cultivar baxijiao chromosome BXJ3-9, Cavendish_Baxijiao_AAA, whole genome shotgun sequence, a single genomic region encodes these proteins:
- the LOC103999159 gene encoding patatin-like protein 2 has protein sequence MEKSKSKINQIQAPTFGNLITILSIDGGGIRGIIPATILSFLESELQKLDGEDARIADYFDVISGTSTGGLVTAMLTAPDDNNRPLFAAKDIKSFYLEHSSKIFPQIGGLLAGVRRMFQAVWGPKYNGKYLHSLIKEKLGGVRLHQTLTNVIIPTFDIKQLHPIIFSSYEVKRNRILDARLSDICIGTTAAPTYLPAHYFETKCSKGSSREFHLVDGGVAANNPALVAVGEVTKELHKKNPDYFPYKPMDYRKILLISLGTGSAKVEGKFSAKRASKWGVLGWLLSSGSNPLFDVFMQSSADMVDIHLSVVFQALQSKSNYLRIEDDTLSGTVSSVDISTKENLADLVNVGEQLLKKPVSRVNLETGIYEPVGNGEGTNEDALKRFARILSDERRLRELRSPSVKSP, from the exons ATGGAGAAATCGAAATCAAAGATCAACCAGATACAGGCCCCTACTTTCGGGAACCTGATCACCATTCTAAGCATAGATGGAGGAGGCATAAGAGGAATCATCCCCGCCACCATCCTCAGCTTCTTGGAGTCCGAGCTTCAG AAACTTGATGGCGAGGATGCAAGGATTGCAGACTACTTTGACGTGATTTCCGGAACAAGCACTGGAGGTCTCGTTACGGCAATGTTAACTGCACCTGATGACAACAATCGACCGCTCTTCGCAGCCAAAGACATCAAATCGTTTTACTTGGAACACAGCTCGAAAATTTTTCCCCAGATTGG AGGATTACTGGCTGGAGTCAGAAGGATGTTTCAAGCTGTATGGGGACCAAAGTACAATGGGAAGTATTTGCACTCGCTTATCAAGGAAAAACTAGGAGGTGTAAGGTTGCATCAAACCCTAACCAACGTGATAATTCCAACTTTCGATATCAAGCAGCTCCACCCAATCATCTTCTCTAGCTACGAG GTGAAGCGTAATAGAATTTTGGATGCTCGCCTTTCCGACATCTGTATCGGCACAACTGCAGCTCCTACTTACCTCCCAGCCCATTATTTCGAAACCAAATGTTCTAAAGGAAGCTCTAGGGAGTTCCACCTGGTTGACGGTGGAGTGGCCGCTAACAATCCT GCACTGGTTGCTGTCGGAGAAGTGACGAAGGAGCTACACAAGAAGAACCCGGATTACTTCCCCTACAAGCCCATGGATTACCGCAAGATTCTGCTGATATCGTTAGGTACGGGATCGGCCAAGGTCGAAGGGAAGTTTAGCGCGAAACGCGCGAGCAAGTGGGGAGTTTTGGGTTGGCTGCTTAGTAGTGGATCGAATCCTTTGTTTGATGTGTTCATGCAATCGAGTGCTGACATGGTTGACATACATCTCTCGGTCGTCTTTCAAGCTCTCCAATCAAAATCGAATTACCTTCGCATCGAG GATGACACCTTATCTGGGACAGTGTCGTCTGTTGACATCTCCACAAAAGAGAACCTTGCGGATCTCGTGAACGTAGGAGAGCAGCTCTTGAAGAAGCCGGTCTCAAGGGTGAACTTAGAGACGGGCATCTATGAGCCAGTGGGAAACGGAGAAGGAACAAACGAAGATGCTCTCAAAAGGTTTGCTCGGATTCTATCAGATGAGAGACGGCTCCGTGAATTACGATCTCCAAGCGTGAAATCGCCTTGA
- the LOC135649184 gene encoding uncharacterized protein LOC135649184 yields MIGVGKIKQYANVLEKPLSRGRQEVSLSAFAFLFSELVQYNQTQVDNIAELERRLEDAGYAVGARVLELLCHREKGNRRETRLLGILSFVHSTVWKVLFGKVADSLEKGTEHEDEYMISEKELLVNRFISIPKDMGAFNCGAFVAGIVKGVLDNAGFPAVVTAHFVPMEGQQRPRTTILIKFAEEVLRREARLG; encoded by the exons ATGATCGGCGTAGGAAAGATCAAGCAGTACGCAAACGTGCTCGAAAAGCCTCTTAGCAGAGGCCGTCAGGAG GTCAGCTTGAGTGCGTTTGCATTCTTGTTCTCAGAGTTAGTTCAGTACAACCAGACTCAAGTTGATAATATTGCAGAGCTAGAGAGAAG GCTTGAGGATGCAGGCTATGCTGTTGGTGCAAGAGTTCTTGAGCTTCTTTGCCATAGAGAGAAG GGTAACAGAAGGGAGACACGATTACTTGGGATTTTATCTTTTGTGCATAGCACAGTTTGGAAGGTGCTTTTCGGAAAG GTGGCTGATTCGCTTGAGAAAGGAACTGAACACGAAGATGAGTACATGATAAGCGAAAAGGAGCTTCTGGTCAACCG ATTTATATCCATACCAAAGGACATGGGAGCATTCAATTGTGGGGCATTTGTTGCCGGAATTGTCAAG GGTGTCTTAGATAATGCAGGTTTTCCTGCTGTCGTGACAGCGCACTTTGTCCCTATGGAGGGCCAACAGCGACCACGAACTACAATTTTGATAAAGTTTGCAGAAGAG GTACTCCGTAGAGAAGCAAGACTAGGCTGA
- the LOC135649360 gene encoding cyclin-dependent kinase inhibitor 1-like, which produces MGRYTTKCSRAVDELAVTEVTQDVGARTRARTLALASAAAVAGSKRRNAAAPPPEVVQTSTYLQLRSRHLVMMTRGKTQRPANSSASSNPDLSVERVSRCSSNASSEVVFNEQDGEVLDSSTCNFDSRRARREMPPSNEAQCEAGDLESMTEASSSWRKAEATPTQAEIEEFFAAAEREQAQQFADKYNYDVVHDVPFDGRFEWVRIN; this is translated from the exons ATGGGGAGGTACACGACGAAGTGCAGTCGAGCAGTCGATGAACTCGCGGTTACGGAGGTGACCCAGGATGTGGGAGCGAGGACGAGAGCGAGGACCCTGGCCCTCGCCTCCGCCGCGGCTGTAGCTGGGTCGAAGCGGAGAAATGCGGCTGCGCCGCCCCCAGAGGTGGTGCAGACGTCGACCTACCTCCAGCTCCGTAGCCGTCACCTCGTCATGATGACCCGGGGGAAGACGCAGCGACCGGCGAACTCTTCTGCCTCTTCAAATCCCGACCTCTCGGTGGAGAGGGTCTCCCGTTGCTCCAGCAACGCTTCCAGCGAGGTGGTGTTCAACGAGCAG GATGGCGAGGTTTTGGATAGCTCGACGTGCAACTTCGATTCCAGACGAGCGAG GAGGGAGATGCCCCCCTCGAACGAGGCGCAATGCGAAGCGGGTGATCTGGAATCGATGACGGAGGCGAGTTCGAGTTGGAGGAAGGCAGAGGCGACGCCGACGCAGGCAGAGATCGAGGAGTTCTTCGCTGCAGCGGAGAGAGAGCAGGCGCAGCAGTTCGCCGACAA GTACAACTACGACGTCGTCCACGACGTTCCGTTCGACGGCCGCTTCGAGTGGGTTCGAATCAACTAA
- the LOC135649460 gene encoding calmodulin-like protein 30 encodes MSCLMILCLNLRSTLSKKPNPRLEKMMSTRERQVSDLGLMRRYEPDEDEMKRVFDKMSNNKAKIEFEDLKALLERLKVHDAAREAKQILQTVGSNKDGSVDFGDFMAVHRKGGVWTSDIVRAFKMFDQDGDGQISAKEIKDMMGRLGEDCSLEECRRMVKEVDKNGDGLVGMDDFMAMMTRTMKLSRLPSSSAIALP; translated from the coding sequence ATGTCATGCTTGATGATCCTGTGCCTTAATCTTCGGTCAACCTTGTCCAAGAAGCCTAATCCGAGGCTGGAAAAGATGATGTCGACCAGAGAGAGGCAAGTCTCCGACCTGGGGCTGATGCGCAGGTACGagcccgacgaggatgagatgaagCGGGTGTTCGACAAAATGTCGAACAATAAGGCGAAGATCGAGTTCGAAGATTTGAAGGCGCTGCTGGAACGGTTGAAGGTTCACGACGCAGCCCGCGAGGCGAAGCAGATACTGCAGACGGTAGGCTCGAACAAAGACGGCTCCGTAGATTTCGGCGACTTCATGGCGGTGCACAGGAAGGGAGGCGTGTGGACGAGCGACATAGTGAGAGCCTTCAAGATGTTCGATCAAGATGGCGACGGACAAATCAGCGCCAAGGAGATAAAGGACATGATGGGGAGGCTTGGCGAGGACTGCAGCTTGGAGGAGTGCCGGAGAATGGTGAAGGAAGTGGACAAGAATGGCGACGGGCTCGTGGGCATGGATGATTTCATGGCAATGATGACCAGAACCATGAAGCTGAGCCGATTGCCCTCCTCCTCAGCAATAGCATTGCCCTGA